A window of Chlorobium phaeobacteroides DSM 266 genomic DNA:
CAGTGATTTCATTAATAGTTTTCATTATATTGTTTTGAATGAGATTCAAGTATTGTTCATTGCGAATATCTGTCAATGAAATTTTATTTTCTTCGGCAGTTTTAGTTACAATTTGCTCAATCCACTTTTCCAACAAAGTTGGTAATGCACCACCTTCTGGCTTAGTTTGAATGGAAACATTATCCATAATGGCAGAATAGAGAGCAACTCCTTTTCCGTCATTTGAATACAAACGATTGTCAGGTGTAAAGTCAGCATTGGCTACCACAAATTTCTGCTTCAAAGCAACCGTGTTGAGTAAATGAAGCATAAATGATTTGCCTGAACCGAAGTCGCCAATCCAGAATTTTACCATACTATGCCCATTCTTTACATCTTCTAATGCGGCAACAACGGCATTTATTTCTTCCGAACGCCCAACGGTAATGTGTTGAACTCCGATTTTTGGAACTACGCCACCAATTAAGGAATTGATAATTGATGTAGCTTCTTTAGGTTTAATGTTGTCTATCATTGTACAAAAATTCTTTGAAAATAGTTTGTGTTTATTGTGTAATAATCGTCTTCTTCCTCAATCAATACATCATCTAAAAAATCGTAGCAAGTTTCATTAATGCTTTCGATTAATTGATTTTTAAAGATGCCTTTTGATTTTGCAAATATTTCAAGTTCGCTTTGTAGAATTGAAAAATTACTCTTTGAGAAAAGCTCCAAAGTGGATATGTGTATTGGCGAGAATGTCAAGTCGCTAACAAATGCAGAATGAGAGGTCGCTTCACTTTTCTGCGTAATTTCGATTTTAATTTCTTCATTGTTTATTTCTTGTGACTTAATAGAATTGTTCTCATTCTCAAAATCGTCTTTTAAATATTCATTAAGCAGCTCAACAGTTCCAGAGTGTTGTTGCTGAACTTTTTTTATTAAAGTTGTATCAAGTTGTATTTTCTTTCGCTTTACCTCATAAACTTTGGAAACATTTTTTAATGCTTTTTCTAAATCTTTGTCTTTGATTAAATCGCTAACAATTATTTCAAAATCGTGCAACTGTTCATTAGTTTTAAATAAACTTTTCTGAATAGTCTTTGTGAGTTGTTTATTATGGAAAGTGGCCGATTTTAAATCGTAAAATAAGTAATGAACATAAAGTGAAAGAGCTGATTCCTTATCATATTTTGCAATAAATTTTGATGCTTCAAAAAAAATATTTTCAATTGATGGATTCTTTTTATTTAGTTTACCAAGGGCGACAATCGAATCAATAAACTCTTTAGGCTTTTCATTATAGCGTGTTGTTAACTCCTCGAACTTTATTTTCCACCGATTTGTATTTTGTGAATACAATTCAATGTCTGTAGCTTCGTCTGGTAGTGAAACTTTAGAAATTAGTACAGGGAGTAAGCCCGATATTTTTGAGATTATTTTAGTTTCAAATTCTGTTTTGGCTTCTGCTGTAGTGTAATAGGTGTCAGTGTTTATTTTTCTCTTATGTCCGTAATATTCACGAACGGCATTCTCACAATGTTTGAAAATATGAGAGTAAAATTCATTTGTTGTTGTTTCAATGGAATACTTGTAATTCTGACTTCCATTCTTGTATTTAAAATGTTTTCGTGCAATTACATCTGCAACCGCTAAGAATTGAGCATCTACTGTTGTTCCTTCCGCAATGTAACT
This region includes:
- a CDS encoding tellurite resistance TerB C-terminal domain-containing protein; amino-acid sequence: MTAIIIIGIIIFIIYAASSKKRPTQKNTTYTNNKQQSEKEIRDELVQNLIKNIKVTVTTSSSASNYNDDSIIDVTDQSYRINSNSNLKKYRSGVPYWAHHYVYSYSEINSASSEQKKFYAIFKNSFLNREYFDLEGNTNYAFILLFDLLIEFDNHKNISKLESQLKILGQCYPKTKSYGVSFLIQKMEVNGDSDGVSRLRAEDRYGYQNYNTDYDYWRLGSKYKTKLKLNDEEVKLLNKLWYPSNNFCSVEYCCVEILKLYITVIDELKASYIAEGTTVDAQFLAVADVIARKHFKYKNGSQNYKYSIETTTNEFYSHIFKHCENAVREYYGHKRKINTDTYYTTAEAKTEFETKIISKISGLLPVLISKVSLPDEATDIELYSQNTNRWKIKFEELTTRYNEKPKEFIDSIVALGKLNKKNPSIENIFFEASKFIAKYDKESALSLYVHYLFYDLKSATFHNKQLTKTIQKSLFKTNEQLHDFEIIVSDLIKDKDLEKALKNVSKVYEVKRKKIQLDTTLIKKVQQQHSGTVELLNEYLKDDFENENNSIKSQEINNEEIKIEITQKSEATSHSAFVSDLTFSPIHISTLELFSKSNFSILQSELEIFAKSKGIFKNQLIESINETCYDFLDDVLIEEEDDYYTINTNYFQRIFVQ